In Nonomuraea sp. NBC_00507, the following are encoded in one genomic region:
- a CDS encoding Clp protease N-terminal domain-containing protein, with amino-acid sequence MSAIDHYIQAIIVGGGAETLEDGSAVIEAHHLLLAIATHEGTAAHRVLLAAGLGRQAIREALDREFEHSLSTVGVSLASYDLPKPSRDPKLPKIGASARLALERGFAAATGKKDLRPAHLLLGILDTEIGTVPRALTLAGADRAGLMARARETLAHESW; translated from the coding sequence ATGAGCGCGATCGACCACTACATCCAGGCGATCATCGTGGGAGGCGGGGCGGAGACGCTGGAGGACGGCTCCGCGGTGATCGAAGCGCACCATCTCCTGCTGGCGATCGCCACGCACGAGGGCACCGCCGCGCACCGTGTGCTGCTCGCGGCCGGCCTGGGGCGGCAGGCGATCAGGGAGGCGCTGGACCGGGAGTTCGAGCACAGCCTCAGCACGGTGGGGGTGTCCCTCGCCTCCTACGACCTCCCGAAGCCGAGCCGCGACCCCAAGCTGCCGAAGATCGGCGCGTCGGCCAGGCTCGCCCTCGAACGCGGCTTCGCCGCCGCCACCGGCAAGAAGGACCTGCGACCCGCGCATCTGCTGCTCGGCATCCTGGACACCGAGATCGGCACCGTGCCCCGCGCACTCACCCTGGCCGGCGCCGACCGGGCCGGCCTGATGGCACGCGCCCGGGAGACCCTCGCGCACGAGAGTTGGTAG
- a CDS encoding ABC transporter ATP-binding protein codes for MTMSDQAALGVDGLRMRYGPVDVLHDVTFQVRHGEVVALLGPNGAGKTTTIEILEGFRTRSAGRVEVLGADPAHGDERWRARLGVVLQSWRDHGNWRVRELLDHLGGYYAGYTTPHIRRPWDGAELIEAVGLTGQAGKKIKTLSGGQRRRLDVAIGIVGRPELLFLDEPTASFDPQARSEFHDLVRGLVDAHETTVLLTTHDLDEAEKLADRIVVLNGGRIIADGTAGELARRIAGEDEVRWLLDGQRFVQKTADSTRFAQDLFARYGDDVQELEIHRASLEQTYLTLVRQAESTPEASR; via the coding sequence ATGACCATGAGCGACCAAGCCGCGCTCGGCGTCGACGGGCTGCGCATGCGCTACGGCCCGGTCGACGTGCTGCACGATGTCACGTTCCAGGTCCGCCACGGCGAGGTCGTGGCCCTGTTAGGGCCGAACGGGGCGGGCAAGACCACCACGATCGAGATCCTGGAGGGCTTCCGCACCCGCTCGGCGGGCCGGGTCGAGGTGCTCGGCGCCGATCCCGCGCACGGCGACGAGCGGTGGCGGGCCCGGCTCGGGGTCGTGCTGCAGTCCTGGCGCGACCACGGCAACTGGCGGGTCCGCGAGCTCCTGGACCACCTCGGCGGCTACTACGCCGGCTACACCACCCCCCACATCCGGCGGCCGTGGGACGGCGCCGAGCTGATCGAGGCGGTCGGCCTCACCGGGCAGGCAGGCAAGAAGATCAAGACCTTGTCCGGCGGCCAGCGGCGCAGGCTGGACGTGGCGATCGGCATCGTGGGCCGCCCTGAGCTGCTGTTCCTCGACGAGCCGACCGCATCGTTCGACCCGCAGGCCAGGAGCGAGTTCCACGACCTCGTACGCGGCCTGGTCGACGCCCACGAGACCACCGTGCTGCTCACCACCCACGATCTGGACGAGGCCGAGAAGCTGGCCGACCGCATCGTCGTGCTGAACGGCGGCCGGATCATCGCCGACGGCACGGCCGGCGAACTGGCGCGGCGGATCGCCGGCGAGGACGAGGTGCGCTGGCTCCTCGACGGGCAGCGATTCGTCCAGAAGACAGCGGACTCGACCCGGTTCGCCCAGGACCTGTTCGCCCGGTACGGCGACGACGTCCAGGAGCTCGAGATCCACCGGGCCTCGCTGGAGCAGACCTATCTCACCCTGGTCCGCCAGGCCGAATCGACCCCGGAGGCGAGCCGATGA
- a CDS encoding ABC transporter permease, whose translation MNPTTTALRAGWSRGLIELRQSFTNGPELFSHLLWPGLMVATMFFIRDLSFGSSGLLLSTLALPSILGMNAAVGMISMSQQLTADREDGTLLRAKATPHGMPAYLIGKVISVSGGLLADLMIFLVPGVLMVDGLAVGPGSWPTLAWVLALGLVATLPIGAVLGSAFASARAQGLLQLPFLGVIGISGIFYPITALPEWLQWIAQIFPVYWMGLGMRSALLPDAAAAIEIGESWRHLETAGVLGAWAVLGLLVAPVVLRRMARGESGSSVAARRERALRRVG comes from the coding sequence ATGAACCCCACCACGACGGCACTGCGCGCGGGGTGGTCCCGCGGCCTGATCGAGTTGCGCCAGTCCTTCACCAATGGGCCCGAGCTCTTCTCGCATCTCCTCTGGCCCGGCCTGATGGTGGCCACCATGTTCTTCATCAGGGACCTGTCGTTCGGCTCCAGCGGGCTCCTGCTCAGCACCCTGGCCCTGCCGAGCATCCTCGGGATGAACGCCGCGGTCGGCATGATCAGCATGAGCCAGCAGCTGACCGCCGACCGCGAGGACGGCACGCTGCTGCGGGCCAAGGCGACTCCGCACGGCATGCCGGCCTACCTCATCGGCAAGGTCATCTCGGTCTCCGGCGGCCTGCTCGCCGATCTGATGATCTTCCTGGTGCCCGGCGTGCTCATGGTCGACGGCCTGGCGGTCGGCCCGGGCTCCTGGCCCACCCTGGCCTGGGTGCTGGCGCTCGGCCTGGTCGCGACCTTGCCCATCGGCGCGGTGCTCGGCTCGGCGTTCGCCAGCGCCCGGGCCCAGGGGTTGCTCCAGCTGCCGTTCCTCGGCGTGATCGGGATCTCCGGCATCTTCTATCCGATCACCGCACTGCCCGAGTGGCTCCAGTGGATCGCCCAGATCTTCCCGGTCTACTGGATGGGGCTCGGCATGCGCTCGGCCCTGCTGCCCGACGCGGCGGCGGCCATCGAGATCGGCGAGTCCTGGCGGCACCTGGAGACCGCCGGCGTGCTGGGCGCCTGGGCGGTGCTCGGGCTGCTCGTGGCGCCGGTGGTGTTGCGGAGGATGGCACGCGGGGAGTCGGGGTCGAGCGTGGCCGCCCGCCGCGAGCGCGCCCTGCGGCGCGTCGGCTGA